One window of Desulfobacca acetoxidans DSM 11109 genomic DNA carries:
- a CDS encoding cell division protein ZapA: MSTPITKRFEILGRPLTLKSDTTQSRLESVVQLVDEKIREIRRALPKASNEEIVIMTALNLAFDYLEIKEDNQKLHLEIESKSKHLIHLIETKSSLPLR; encoded by the coding sequence ATTTCTACGCCAATCACCAAACGATTTGAAATACTCGGACGACCGCTAACCTTGAAGAGCGATACGACTCAATCCCGATTGGAGAGCGTCGTTCAACTGGTTGATGAGAAAATACGGGAGATTCGAAGGGCGCTACCAAAGGCATCAAATGAAGAAATTGTTATAATGACTGCGCTCAATTTAGCCTTTGATTATTTAGAGATCAAGGAGGATAACCAAAAACTCCACTTGGAGATTGAATCCAAGTCAAAGCATCTTATTCATCTGATAGAGACCAAAAGTTCACTTCCCCTGCGGTGA
- a CDS encoding Fur family transcriptional regulator, whose amino-acid sequence MKPELKIFQEFIRSRGLRQTPERQCIVAEIFRKKEHFNVDELFMRLRTQGKKISKASIYRTLPLLKDCGLIREVNFSDGHWHYEQTYGQPHHCHLRCLCCGAIVEFEEPLMNVVERKLSYTYGYKISKHVLEVQGLCPRCQEAAANRGLEAKHA is encoded by the coding sequence ATGAAACCTGAACTCAAAATATTTCAGGAATTTATCCGGTCTCGAGGCCTCAGGCAGACACCGGAGCGGCAGTGCATCGTTGCCGAAATCTTCCGGAAAAAGGAACATTTTAACGTCGATGAGTTATTTATGCGTCTGCGGACACAGGGCAAAAAAATCTCCAAGGCCTCTATCTATCGCACCCTGCCATTGCTAAAAGATTGCGGACTCATTCGTGAGGTGAATTTCTCAGATGGTCATTGGCACTATGAACAGACTTACGGCCAACCGCACCATTGCCACTTACGCTGTCTTTGCTGTGGAGCAATAGTGGAATTTGAAGAACCGCTTATGAATGTGGTGGAAAGAAAGTTGTCTTATACCTACGGCTACAAGATCAGTAAACATGTTTTAGAGGTTCAAGGTCTATGCCCGCGCTGCCAAGAAGCTGCTGCTAACCGGGGTCTGGAGGCCAAACATGCCTGA
- the zapB gene encoding cell division protein ZapB — translation MALKLFEVLEGKLEQILAQYQALQTENATLMKMLDEQEKALGETREALNKMSKERDVVRQRIDQLLNKLEVLGKEK, via the coding sequence GTGGCTTTAAAGCTATTCGAGGTTTTGGAAGGTAAATTAGAGCAGATACTGGCACAGTATCAGGCCTTGCAGACTGAAAATGCCACCTTGATGAAGATGTTGGATGAACAAGAGAAGGCCTTGGGAGAAACCCGGGAAGCCCTCAATAAAATGAGCAAAGAACGGGATGTAGTACGGCAGCGTATTGACCAATTGTTAAATAAATTAGAAGTGTTGGGCAAAGAGAAATAG
- a CDS encoding Glu/Leu/Phe/Val family dehydrogenase, whose translation METIYCNTFADEWGPAKIVHLFEPSLPLKAIVVIDNIALGPAIGGVRIAPDLSTEEVFRLARTMTWKNAAAGLPHGGGKAGIVMASTVAGSEKERAIRGFARAIADLKEYIPGPDMGTDETCMAYIYDEIQRSVGRPKITGGIPLDELGVTGFGLAVAAEQIADHLGISLRGLRVAVQGFGSVGRAVARFLEQRGCLLVAASDSTGAIYNPKGIDPARLIAVKKDRGRVLNYPDADAIPLETLFTLPCDILVPAARPDAITMANASCVQARIVLQGANIPVTPEAESYFQKCGISTLPDFIVNAGGVICTAVEYRRGSAAEAFQTITEKIKENCRTVLHSVQRDNLSPREAAYRLAQDRVRQASRYQRHF comes from the coding sequence ATGGAGACCATCTATTGCAATACCTTTGCCGATGAGTGGGGACCGGCTAAAATCGTTCACCTTTTTGAACCTTCTCTCCCACTTAAGGCCATTGTGGTAATCGACAACATTGCCCTGGGACCAGCCATTGGTGGGGTCCGGATAGCGCCAGACCTGAGCACCGAAGAAGTCTTCCGCCTGGCCCGAACCATGACCTGGAAGAACGCCGCCGCCGGACTGCCCCATGGGGGCGGTAAAGCCGGGATCGTTATGGCTTCAACAGTGGCCGGGTCGGAAAAAGAGAGGGCTATCCGGGGATTTGCCCGAGCCATTGCTGATCTGAAAGAATATATTCCCGGCCCGGACATGGGTACCGATGAAACCTGTATGGCATATATCTATGATGAAATCCAGCGCAGTGTGGGACGCCCTAAAATTACCGGTGGTATTCCCCTGGACGAATTAGGCGTCACCGGTTTCGGTCTTGCGGTGGCGGCGGAACAGATTGCGGATCATCTGGGCATCAGTCTGCGGGGACTGCGAGTGGCGGTGCAAGGTTTCGGCAGCGTTGGCCGGGCGGTGGCAAGGTTTCTGGAGCAGCGAGGGTGCCTGCTGGTGGCCGCCAGTGATTCGACCGGCGCAATTTATAATCCGAAAGGAATCGACCCAGCCCGATTGATTGCCGTGAAAAAAGACCGCGGTAGAGTTTTGAACTACCCCGATGCTGATGCCATACCCCTGGAAACACTTTTCACCCTGCCCTGCGATATTCTGGTCCCAGCCGCTCGGCCCGATGCCATCACGATGGCAAATGCCTCCTGTGTCCAGGCCAGGATCGTTCTGCAGGGGGCCAATATTCCGGTAACCCCGGAAGCCGAAAGCTATTTCCAAAAATGCGGCATCTCTACCCTGCCGGATTTCATCGTCAATGCCGGAGGAGTAATTTGCACCGCCGTAGAGTACCGCCGTGGTTCCGCAGCCGAAGCATTTCAGACGATAACGGAAAAGATTAAGGAAAATTGCCGGACCGTGCTGCATTCGGTACAGAGAGATAACCTATCTCCCCGAGAAGCCGCCTATCGCCTGGCCCAGGACCGGGTGCGCCAGGCCAGTCGCTACCAGAGACATTTCTAA
- a CDS encoding FeoA family protein, translated as MPDTPTPQVVQPLTLFSAGQAAMITGFTGGRRMQERVVALGLYPGQRITICQNNGNSLVIGLNGCRLILGGCVSQKILALPAGDGRCNKKICPCWEKAIKDAG; from the coding sequence ATGCCTGATACCCCAACCCCCCAGGTGGTGCAGCCGCTTACTCTTTTTTCTGCCGGGCAGGCCGCCATGATCACGGGTTTTACCGGTGGCCGGAGAATGCAGGAGCGGGTCGTGGCTCTGGGCCTTTATCCCGGACAGCGAATCACTATCTGTCAAAATAATGGCAATTCACTGGTAATCGGCCTCAACGGCTGCCGTTTGATATTAGGCGGCTGTGTCAGCCAGAAGATTCTGGCCCTGCCAGCCGGCGACGGGCGCTGCAATAAAAAGATATGTCCCTGTTGGGAAAAGGCAATCAAGGACGCCGGTTAG